The Oxalobacteraceae bacterium OTU3CINTB1 genome includes a window with the following:
- the rpmD gene encoding 50S ribosomal protein L30 yields the protein MTTKTVKVQLVKGLIGTREDHRATVRGLGLRRVNSVSELQDTPSVRGMINKVSYLVKVVA from the coding sequence ATGACAACCAAAACCGTCAAAGTACAATTGGTCAAGGGCTTGATCGGCACGCGTGAAGACCACCGTGCCACCGTCCGCGGTCTGGGCCTGCGTCGTGTCAACTCGGTCTCCGAGCTGCAAGACACCCCATCCGTGCGCGGCATGATCAACAAAGTATCGTACCTCGTTAAAGTAGTTGCGTAA
- the rplV gene encoding 50S ribosomal protein L22 encodes MMETKAILKGVRLSDQKGRLVADQIRGKKVDAALNILQFSPKKGATIIKKVLESAIANAEHNDGADIDELFVKVIYVEKGPILKRFTARAKGRGDRISKQSCHIYVTVGN; translated from the coding sequence ATAATGGAAACCAAAGCAATCCTCAAGGGTGTGCGCTTGTCGGATCAGAAAGGTCGCCTCGTGGCCGACCAGATCCGCGGCAAGAAAGTTGACGCAGCACTCAACATTCTGCAATTCAGCCCGAAAAAGGGCGCGACCATCATCAAGAAAGTGCTCGAGTCGGCCATCGCCAACGCCGAGCACAACGATGGCGCCGACATCGACGAGCTGTTCGTCAAAGTCATCTACGTTGAAAAGGGTCCGATCCTCAAGCGCTTCACCGCACGCGCTAAGGGCCGGGGTGATCGCATCTCGAAGCAATCGTGTCACATTTACGTGACCGTCGGCAACTAA
- the secY gene encoding preprotein translocase subunit SecY: MATNPQLAKSAAAGFPWNRLWFLLGALVVYRIGAHIPVPGIDPVQLAALFKSQEGGILGMLNMFSGGALARFTVFALGITPYISASIIMQLVSIVSPQMEALKKEGESGRRKITQYTRYFTVVLALFQALSIAVALESQPGLVLDPGYAFRFVTVVTLLTGTMFVMWLGEQITERGLGNGISIIIFAGIAAGLPSALGGLGASVSNGSIGAFSAIIIMILVVAVTFFVVFVERGQRKILVNYAKRQVGNKIYGGQTSHLPLKLNMAGVIPPIFASSIILFPATIVGWFTQGADTANPVVRFLKDLAASMGPGEPIHALLYAIAIVFFCFFYTALVFNSKETADNLKKSGAFVPGIRPGEQTARYIDKILTRLTLAGAIYITLVCLLPEFMQAEWKVPFYFGGTSLLIIVVVTMDFMAQVQNYVMSQQYESLLRKANFKGGIPTR, translated from the coding sequence TTGGCGACTAATCCACAATTGGCTAAAAGTGCTGCTGCCGGGTTCCCTTGGAACCGGCTCTGGTTCTTGCTTGGTGCATTGGTGGTTTATCGTATCGGCGCTCACATCCCGGTTCCCGGGATCGATCCGGTACAATTGGCCGCGCTGTTCAAGTCGCAAGAGGGCGGCATCCTGGGCATGTTGAACATGTTCAGCGGTGGCGCTCTGGCGCGCTTCACAGTCTTTGCGCTGGGTATCACGCCTTACATTTCGGCCTCGATCATCATGCAACTGGTGTCGATCGTGTCGCCGCAGATGGAAGCGCTGAAGAAGGAAGGCGAATCGGGCCGTCGCAAGATCACCCAGTACACCCGGTATTTCACGGTCGTGCTGGCGCTGTTCCAGGCGTTGTCGATCGCCGTGGCGCTGGAGTCGCAGCCAGGTCTGGTGCTCGATCCCGGCTACGCGTTCCGCTTCGTGACCGTGGTCACCCTGCTGACCGGCACCATGTTCGTCATGTGGCTCGGCGAGCAGATCACCGAACGCGGTCTGGGCAACGGCATCTCGATCATCATCTTCGCGGGTATCGCGGCAGGTCTGCCGAGCGCGCTGGGCGGTTTGGGTGCCTCGGTGAGCAACGGTTCGATCGGCGCGTTCTCGGCGATCATCATCATGATCCTGGTGGTGGCGGTGACGTTCTTCGTGGTGTTTGTCGAACGTGGCCAGCGCAAGATTCTGGTGAACTACGCCAAACGCCAGGTGGGTAACAAGATTTACGGTGGACAAACGTCGCACCTGCCATTGAAGTTGAACATGGCCGGCGTGATCCCACCGATTTTCGCTTCGTCGATTATCTTGTTCCCGGCAACGATCGTGGGCTGGTTCACGCAGGGCGCCGATACGGCCAACCCTGTCGTCCGGTTCCTGAAAGATTTGGCAGCATCGATGGGGCCAGGCGAGCCCATCCACGCACTGTTGTATGCCATTGCGATCGTGTTTTTCTGTTTCTTCTATACGGCGCTGGTCTTCAACAGCAAGGAAACAGCGGATAACTTGAAGAAGAGCGGGGCCTTTGTGCCAGGGATTCGTCCCGGTGAGCAGACTGCCCGTTACATCGACAAGATCCTGACACGTTTGACACTGGCTGGCGCCATCTACATCACTCTGGTGTGTTTGTTGCCGGAATTCATGCAAGCCGAGTGGAAGGTACCGTTCTATTTTGGTGGTACTTCTCTGTTGATTATTGTGGTTGTGACCATGGATTTCATGGCCCAGGTACAAAACTACGTGATGTCGCAGCAATATGAATCGCTGCTGCGCAAAGCAAATTTCAAAGGCGGAATTCCGACGCGATAA
- the rpmC gene encoding 50S ribosomal protein L29: MKASELRGKDQVALQKELTDLLKAQFGLRMQIATQQLSNTSQLKKVRRDIARVKTVMNTKEAK; the protein is encoded by the coding sequence ATGAAAGCATCTGAACTCCGCGGCAAAGACCAGGTAGCTCTGCAAAAAGAGCTGACTGACCTGTTGAAGGCCCAGTTCGGCCTGCGCATGCAAATCGCGACGCAGCAGCTGAGCAATACTTCGCAGCTCAAGAAGGTACGTCGCGACATCGCACGTGTAAAAACGGTAATGAACACCAAGGAAGCCAAATGA
- the rpsC gene encoding 30S ribosomal protein S3, translating into MGQKIHPTGFRLSVTRNWASRWYAGNSNFASMLNEDLKARAYLKTKLKNASVGRIVIERPAKNARFTIYSSRPGVVIGKKGEDIEVLKSALTKIMGVPVHVNIEEIRKPEIDSQLIADSIAQQLEKRIMFRRAMKRAMQNAMRLGALGIKIMSSGRLNGIEIARKEWYREGRVPLHTLRADIDYGTSEASTTYGIIGVKVWVYKGDRAPNGDAPVIDTPPDEKKPRGPRRDDGKPAGRPRPAGAGAGAKPAAPGAARVRSAAAAKPAEKAGE; encoded by the coding sequence ATGGGTCAAAAAATCCACCCAACCGGCTTCCGCCTGTCGGTTACCCGTAACTGGGCCTCGCGTTGGTATGCTGGCAACAGCAACTTCGCTTCGATGCTGAACGAAGACTTGAAGGCGCGCGCCTACCTGAAGACCAAGCTGAAGAACGCTTCGGTCGGCCGCATCGTCATCGAGCGTCCAGCCAAGAACGCGCGCTTCACGATCTACAGCTCGCGTCCGGGCGTGGTCATTGGTAAAAAAGGCGAAGACATCGAAGTACTGAAGTCGGCGCTGACCAAGATCATGGGCGTACCTGTCCACGTGAACATCGAAGAAATCCGCAAGCCGGAAATCGACTCGCAGCTGATCGCCGATTCGATCGCCCAGCAGCTGGAAAAGCGCATCATGTTCCGCCGCGCGATGAAGCGCGCCATGCAAAACGCCATGCGTCTGGGTGCCCTGGGCATCAAGATCATGTCGTCGGGTCGTCTGAACGGTATCGAAATCGCTCGTAAAGAGTGGTACCGCGAAGGTCGTGTGCCACTGCACACCCTGCGCGCCGACATCGACTACGGCACCAGCGAAGCTTCGACCACCTACGGCATCATCGGTGTCAAGGTCTGGGTATACAAGGGTGACCGCGCGCCGAACGGCGACGCACCAGTCATCGATACCCCGCCGGACGAGAAGAAGCCACGTGGCCCACGTCGTGACGACGGCAAACCAGCTGGCCGTCCGCGCCCAGCCGGCGCCGGCGCCGGTGCTAAACCAGCCGCTCCAGGCGCAGCACGCGTTCGTAGCGCCGCTGCCGCCAAGCCGGCCGAGAAAGCAGGAGAATAA
- the rpsD gene encoding 30S ribosomal protein S4, with product MARYIGPKAKLSRREGTDLFLKSARRSLDSKCKLDVKPGQHGVKSGARTSDYGNQLREKQKVKRMYGVLERQFRRYFAEADRRKGNTGETLLKLLETRLDNVAYRMGFGSTRAEARQLVSHKAFTVNGQVVNIASYSVKIGDVVAVREKSKKQVRIVEALSLAEQVGMPSWVSVDAKKMEGTFKSLPERNEIANDVNESLIVELYSR from the coding sequence GTGGCACGTTATATCGGACCTAAAGCAAAACTCTCCCGCCGTGAAGGTACTGACCTGTTCCTGAAGAGCGCACGTCGCTCGCTCGACAGCAAGTGCAAACTGGACGTCAAACCAGGCCAGCACGGCGTCAAGTCGGGTGCCCGCACCTCGGACTACGGCAACCAACTGCGCGAAAAGCAAAAAGTCAAGCGTATGTACGGCGTTCTGGAACGTCAGTTCCGTCGCTACTTCGCCGAAGCGGACCGTCGCAAGGGTAACACCGGCGAAACCCTGCTGAAGCTGCTGGAAACCCGCCTGGACAACGTTGCATACCGCATGGGCTTCGGCTCGACCCGCGCTGAAGCGCGTCAGCTGGTATCGCACAAAGCGTTCACCGTGAACGGCCAAGTGGTCAACATCGCTTCGTACTCGGTCAAGATCGGCGACGTCGTTGCCGTGCGCGAAAAGTCGAAGAAGCAAGTGCGTATCGTTGAAGCGCTGTCGCTGGCTGAACAAGTCGGCATGCCAAGCTGGGTGTCGGTCGATGCCAAGAAAATGGAAGGCACCTTCAAGTCCCTGCCAGAGCGTAACGAGATCGCCAACGACGTCAACGAATCGCTGATCGTCGAACTGTACTCGCGTTAA
- the rplX gene encoding 50S ribosomal protein L24, which yields MDKIRKNDEVIVLTGKDKGKRGVVSRRVDAEHVVVEGVNVAKKATKPNPMTGVQGGIVDKTMPIHVSNVALFNAASGKADRVGFKEVDGKKVRIFKSSGEVVKA from the coding sequence ATGGATAAGATTCGTAAAAACGACGAAGTCATCGTTCTGACCGGGAAAGACAAGGGCAAACGTGGCGTCGTTTCGCGTCGTGTAGATGCGGAGCATGTCGTGGTTGAAGGCGTCAACGTCGCTAAAAAAGCGACCAAGCCTAACCCAATGACTGGCGTACAAGGTGGTATCGTCGACAAGACTATGCCGATTCACGTGTCCAATGTCGCGTTGTTCAACGCGGCTAGTGGCAAGGCAGACCGTGTCGGTTTCAAAGAAGTGGATGGCAAAAAAGTCCGCATCTTCAAATCGTCCGGCGAAGTAGTGAAGGCTTAA
- the rplN gene encoding 50S ribosomal protein L14: MIQTESRLEVADNTGAKEVMCIKVLGGSKRRYAGIGDVIKVTVKVAAPRGRVKKGEIYNAVVVRTAKGVRRQDGSLVKFDGNAAVLLNAKLEPIGTRIFGPVTRELRTEKFMKIVSLAPEVL; the protein is encoded by the coding sequence ATGATTCAAACTGAAAGCCGGCTCGAAGTGGCCGACAATACCGGTGCAAAAGAAGTTATGTGCATCAAGGTATTGGGCGGTTCCAAGCGCCGTTATGCTGGCATTGGCGATGTGATCAAAGTGACTGTCAAAGTCGCCGCGCCACGTGGCCGTGTCAAAAAAGGTGAAATTTATAACGCCGTGGTTGTGCGCACCGCTAAAGGTGTTCGCCGCCAAGACGGTTCCCTGGTGAAGTTCGACGGCAATGCCGCCGTTCTGTTGAACGCCAAGCTGGAACCGATCGGTACCCGTATTTTTGGACCAGTGACGCGCGAGCTGCGCACTGAAAAGTTCATGAAGATCGTGTCCCTGGCACCGGAAGTCCTGTAA
- the rpsM gene encoding 30S ribosomal protein S13, with the protein MARIAGVNIPNHQHTVIGLTAIYGVGRPRAKFICAATGIATDKKVKDLDDSELEKLRDEVAKFIVEGDLRRELSMNIKRLMDLGCYRGMRHRKGLPVRGQRTRTNARTRKGPRKAAQSLKK; encoded by the coding sequence ATGGCACGTATTGCAGGGGTTAATATCCCAAATCATCAGCACACCGTTATCGGCCTGACGGCCATCTATGGTGTAGGCCGCCCACGCGCAAAGTTCATCTGCGCCGCGACGGGTATTGCGACCGATAAAAAGGTCAAGGATCTGGACGACAGCGAGCTGGAAAAGCTGCGCGATGAAGTAGCTAAATTCATCGTCGAAGGCGACCTGCGCCGCGAACTGTCCATGAACATCAAGCGTTTGATGGATCTGGGTTGCTACCGCGGCATGCGTCACCGTAAGGGCCTGCCGGTCCGCGGTCAGCGCACCCGCACCAATGCACGTACCCGCAAGGGCCCGCGCAAAGCCGCTCAATCGCTCAAGAAATAA
- the rplF gene encoding 50S ribosomal protein L6: protein MSRVAKMPIAVPAGADVAISAQAITVKGPLGVLTQVLNGQVKVENKEGTLNFVPADDSREANAMSGTLRALVNNMVTGVTKGFEKKLNLVGVGYKAQAQGDKLNLSLGFSHPVVHSMPAGVTCATATPTEIVIKGIDRQQVGQVAAEVRAYRSPEPYKGKGVRYADEVVKIKETKKK, encoded by the coding sequence ATGTCTCGTGTAGCTAAAATGCCAATCGCTGTGCCAGCTGGCGCTGATGTCGCCATCTCCGCACAGGCGATCACTGTCAAGGGCCCGCTGGGCGTCTTGACCCAGGTCCTCAACGGCCAGGTCAAAGTGGAAAACAAAGAAGGAACCCTCAATTTCGTCCCGGCCGATGACAGCCGCGAAGCCAATGCCATGTCCGGCACGCTGCGCGCACTGGTCAACAACATGGTCACCGGCGTCACCAAGGGTTTCGAGAAAAAGCTGAACCTGGTCGGTGTGGGTTACAAGGCGCAAGCGCAGGGCGACAAGCTGAATCTGTCGCTGGGCTTCTCGCACCCTGTCGTGCACTCGATGCCAGCCGGCGTCACCTGCGCTACCGCAACGCCAACGGAGATCGTCATCAAAGGCATCGACCGTCAGCAAGTGGGCCAAGTGGCTGCTGAAGTTCGCGCTTACCGCTCCCCAGAGCCTTATAAAGGCAAGGGTGTTCGCTATGCGGACGAAGTGGTTAAGATCAAAGAAACCAAGAAGAAGTAA
- the rpsQ gene encoding 30S ribosomal protein S17 yields MTETVNKPLKRTLVGKVVSDKMDKTVTVLIERHVKHPLYGKIIMRSNKYHAHDETNQVKTGDTVEIVEGRPISKTKAWTVTRVVQAAQIV; encoded by the coding sequence ATGACCGAAACAGTGAACAAGCCGCTCAAGCGCACGCTGGTCGGTAAAGTGGTGTCCGACAAAATGGACAAAACCGTTACCGTTCTGATCGAACGTCACGTCAAGCATCCTTTGTACGGCAAGATCATCATGCGCTCGAACAAGTATCACGCGCATGACGAGACCAACCAGGTGAAAACCGGTGACACGGTGGAAATCGTGGAAGGTCGTCCGATCTCCAAAACGAAGGCATGGACCGTGACGCGCGTGGTGCAAGCCGCGCAAATCGTTTAA
- the rplR gene encoding 50S ribosomal protein L18 → MDKKESRLRRGRQTRIKIAQQKVNRLSVHRTNLHIYANLISPDAKVLVSASTAEVEVRNELAGKSGKGGNAAAAAIVGKRVAEKALKAGITEVAFDRSGFRYHGRVKALAEAAREAGLKF, encoded by the coding sequence ATGGACAAGAAAGAATCACGTCTGCGCCGCGGACGCCAAACCCGGATCAAGATCGCGCAACAGAAAGTGAACCGCCTGTCGGTACACCGCACTAACCTGCATATCTACGCGAACCTGATCTCGCCGGATGCCAAAGTACTGGTATCGGCCTCCACGGCAGAAGTCGAAGTGCGCAACGAACTGGCTGGCAAATCGGGCAAGGGCGGCAACGCTGCCGCTGCCGCGATCGTCGGCAAGCGCGTCGCAGAAAAAGCACTGAAAGCAGGGATTACCGAAGTCGCGTTCGACCGCTCCGGTTTCCGTTACCACGGCCGTGTGAAGGCGCTGGCAGAAGCCGCGCGCGAAGCCGGTCTGAAGTTCTAA
- the rplE gene encoding 50S ribosomal protein L5, translated as MARLQEFYKDKVVADLTAKFGYKSVMEVPRLTKITLNMGVGEAIADKKVLEHAVGDLTKIAGQKPVTTKSRKAIAGFKIREGYPIGTMVTLRGARMYEFLDRFITVALPRVRDFRGVNGRSFDGRGNYNIGVKEQIIFPEIEYDKIDALRGMNISITTTAKTDDEAKALLAAFKFPFRN; from the coding sequence ATGGCACGTCTCCAAGAATTCTACAAAGATAAAGTCGTCGCCGACCTGACCGCGAAATTCGGTTACAAGTCGGTGATGGAAGTTCCACGCCTGACCAAGATCACCCTGAACATGGGTGTTGGTGAGGCAATCGCGGACAAGAAAGTCCTCGAACACGCCGTCGGCGACCTGACCAAGATCGCTGGCCAAAAGCCAGTGACGACCAAGTCGCGCAAGGCTATCGCGGGTTTCAAAATCCGTGAAGGCTACCCGATCGGTACCATGGTCACCCTGCGTGGCGCTCGCATGTACGAGTTCCTCGATCGCTTCATTACCGTGGCCCTGCCGCGCGTGCGCGATTTCCGTGGTGTCAATGGTCGTTCGTTCGATGGCCGCGGCAACTATAACATCGGTGTCAAAGAGCAGATCATCTTCCCTGAGATCGAGTACGACAAGATCGATGCGCTGCGTGGTATGAACATTTCGATTACCACCACCGCCAAGACCGACGACGAAGCCAAAGCTTTGCTCGCCGCCTTTAAATTCCCGTTCAGGAACTAA
- the rpsN gene encoding 30S ribosomal protein S14 — MAKLALINREQKRVDLANKFAAKRASLKAIIDDQSKSEEERYEARLKLQALPRNSAPTRQRNRCAVTGRPRGTFRKFGLGRIKLREFAMRGEIPGMTKASW, encoded by the coding sequence ATGGCAAAACTCGCACTGATTAACCGTGAGCAAAAGCGTGTGGACCTGGCGAACAAATTCGCCGCCAAGCGCGCTTCGCTGAAGGCCATCATTGATGACCAGTCGAAGTCGGAAGAAGAACGTTACGAAGCGCGCCTGAAACTGCAAGCGCTGCCACGTAACTCGGCTCCGACCCGCCAGCGTAACCGCTGCGCCGTCACCGGTCGTCCTCGCGGCACTTTCCGTAAATTCGGTCTGGGCCGTATCAAGCTCCGTGAATTCGCCATGCGTGGTGAGATTCCGGGTATGACTAAAGCAAGCTGGTAA
- the rplP gene encoding 50S ribosomal protein L16 yields the protein MLQPARRKYRKEQKGRNTGISHGTGTSVSFGEFGLKAVARGRITARQIEAARRAMTRHIKRGGRIWIRIFPDKPISNKPAEVRMGNGKGNPEYYVAEIRPGKVLYEMDGVDETLAREAFRLAAAKLPLATTFVVRQVGQ from the coding sequence ATGCTGCAACCAGCACGCAGGAAGTATCGTAAAGAGCAGAAAGGCCGTAACACCGGCATTTCGCATGGCACCGGCACTTCGGTGTCGTTCGGTGAATTCGGTCTGAAAGCCGTTGCCCGTGGTCGTATCACGGCACGCCAGATCGAAGCCGCTCGTCGCGCCATGACCCGTCACATCAAACGTGGCGGCCGTATCTGGATCCGCATCTTCCCGGACAAACCGATCTCGAACAAGCCAGCCGAAGTTCGTATGGGTAACGGTAAGGGTAATCCAGAGTACTACGTCGCTGAAATCCGTCCGGGCAAAGTCCTGTACGAAATGGACGGCGTCGACGAAACCTTGGCGCGCGAAGCATTCCGCCTGGCCGCTGCCAAACTGCCACTGGCGACGACCTTCGTGGTCCGCCAAGTCGGCCAATAA
- the rpmJ gene encoding 50S ribosomal protein L36 — protein sequence MKVNASVKRICRNCKIIKRKGVVRVICVEPRHKQRQG from the coding sequence ATGAAAGTTAACGCCTCAGTCAAGCGGATCTGCCGCAACTGCAAGATCATCAAGCGCAAGGGCGTCGTTCGCGTAATCTGCGTCGAACCGCGTCACAAGCAGCGTCAAGGTTAA
- the rpsK gene encoding 30S ribosomal protein S11: MAKQQSSAAAARVRKKVKKNVAEGIAHVHASFNNTIITITDRQGNALSWATSGGAGFKGSRKSTPFAAQVAAEAAGKVAVECGVKNLEVRIKGPGPGRESAVRALNNLGIKITEIQDVTPVPHNGCRPPKRRRI, encoded by the coding sequence ATGGCTAAGCAACAAAGCAGCGCAGCAGCAGCGCGCGTACGCAAGAAGGTCAAGAAGAACGTCGCCGAAGGTATCGCGCACGTTCACGCTTCCTTCAACAACACCATCATCACCATCACCGACCGTCAGGGCAATGCTCTGTCGTGGGCGACCTCCGGTGGTGCTGGCTTCAAGGGTTCGCGTAAATCGACCCCGTTCGCAGCGCAGGTTGCGGCTGAAGCGGCTGGTAAAGTCGCTGTTGAATGCGGCGTGAAGAACCTGGAAGTGCGTATCAAGGGCCCAGGTCCTGGTCGCGAATCCGCAGTGCGCGCACTGAACAACCTGGGCATCAAGATCACCGAGATCCAGGACGTTACCCCAGTGCCACACAACGGCTGCCGTCCTCCAAAACGTCGTCGTATCTAA
- the rpsE gene encoding 30S ribosomal protein S5, producing the protein MAKMQAKMASDKPDDGMREKMIAINRVTKVVKGGRIMGFAALTVVGDGDGRIGMGKGKSKEVPVGVQKAMEEARRNLIKVNLKNGTLQHTVTGRHGASKVMMSPAKPGTGVIAGGAMRAIFEVMGVTDVVAKSTGSSNPYNLVRATLDGLAKMSTPAEIAAKRGKSVEEILG; encoded by the coding sequence ATGGCAAAAATGCAAGCAAAAATGGCAAGCGACAAGCCGGATGACGGCATGCGCGAAAAAATGATCGCGATCAACCGCGTGACCAAAGTGGTCAAGGGTGGTCGTATCATGGGTTTCGCCGCGCTGACCGTGGTTGGTGACGGCGATGGCCGCATCGGCATGGGCAAGGGCAAGTCGAAAGAGGTACCGGTCGGTGTGCAGAAGGCAATGGAAGAAGCCCGTCGCAACCTGATCAAGGTCAACCTGAAAAACGGCACCCTGCAGCACACCGTTACCGGCCGTCACGGCGCATCGAAAGTGATGATGTCGCCTGCGAAACCAGGTACCGGCGTCATCGCTGGCGGCGCAATGCGCGCGATCTTCGAAGTAATGGGCGTGACCGACGTCGTGGCGAAATCCACCGGCTCGAGCAACCCTTACAACCTGGTCCGTGCAACGCTGGATGGTCTGGCAAAAATGAGTACTCCTGCTGAAATTGCTGCGAAACGCGGCAAGTCGGTAGAAGAAATCCTGGGCTAA
- the infA gene encoding translation initiation factor IF-1 encodes MAKDDVIQMQGEILENLPNATFRVKLENGHVVLGHISGKMRMNYIRILPGDKVTVELTPYDLSRARIVFRTK; translated from the coding sequence ATGGCAAAAGACGACGTCATACAGATGCAGGGCGAGATTCTTGAGAATCTCCCCAATGCAACATTTCGAGTAAAGCTGGAAAACGGACACGTGGTGCTCGGGCATATTTCGGGTAAAATGCGGATGAACTATATCCGCATTCTTCCTGGCGACAAGGTGACGGTCGAACTGACACCTTACGATCTGAGCCGAGCACGCATTGTGTTCCGGACCAAGTAA
- the rpsH gene encoding 30S ribosomal protein S8, translating into MSMSDPIADMLTRIRNAQGVQKTTVAMPSSKVKIAIANVLKDEGYIEDFAVAEAGGKAELKIGLKYYVGRPVIERLERVSRPGLRVYKGKDEIPTVMNGLGVAIVSTPQGVMTDRKARATGVGGEVICYVA; encoded by the coding sequence ATGAGTATGAGCGATCCTATCGCCGATATGCTGACCCGCATTCGTAACGCCCAGGGCGTGCAAAAAACGACCGTGGCCATGCCATCGTCGAAAGTCAAAATTGCGATTGCCAACGTCCTCAAGGACGAGGGTTACATTGAAGATTTCGCCGTAGCCGAAGCTGGTGGCAAAGCGGAACTGAAAATCGGTTTGAAGTATTATGTTGGCCGTCCCGTCATCGAGCGCCTTGAGCGCGTGTCCCGTCCGGGCCTGCGCGTCTACAAGGGCAAGGACGAGATCCCTACTGTGATGAATGGCTTGGGTGTGGCGATCGTGTCGACTCCGCAAGGCGTCATGACGGACCGCAAAGCACGCGCTACCGGTGTCGGCGGCGAAGTTATTTGCTACGTCGCATAA
- the rplO gene encoding 50S ribosomal protein L15: protein MELNTIQPADGAKHYKRRVGRGIGSGLGKTSGRGHKGQKSRSGGFHKVGFEGGQMPLQRRLPKRGFKSLNATFKAEVRLSDLNNLPVGDVDILVLKQAGVLAVLARDVRVILSGEITKAVNLKGLKVTAGAKAAIEAAGGSVA from the coding sequence ATGGAACTGAATACCATTCAACCAGCCGATGGCGCCAAGCACTACAAGCGTCGCGTCGGCCGCGGTATCGGCTCCGGTCTGGGTAAAACCTCGGGCCGTGGTCACAAGGGTCAAAAATCGCGTTCGGGCGGCTTCCACAAAGTCGGTTTCGAAGGCGGTCAGATGCCTCTGCAACGCCGTCTGCCTAAGCGCGGTTTCAAGTCGCTCAACGCCACCTTCAAAGCTGAAGTGCGCCTGTCCGACCTGAACAACCTGCCGGTCGGCGACGTCGACATCCTGGTGCTCAAGCAAGCCGGCGTGCTGGCTGTGCTGGCCCGCGACGTGCGCGTCATTCTGTCCGGCGAGATCACCAAAGCGGTGAACCTCAAAGGCCTGAAAGTGACCGCTGGCGCGAAAGCGGCCATCGAAGCAGCCGGCGGCTCGGTAGCCTGA